Proteins encoded together in one Neobacillus sp. FSL H8-0543 window:
- the pyrF gene encoding orotidine-5'-phosphate decarboxylase, whose product MDNSLIIALDFATGKEVVGFLEPFEDRKLFVKVGMELFYQEGPSIVHRLKESGHLIFLDLKLHDIPNTVKRAMTGLARLECDLVNVHAAGGKEMMEAAIEGLDAGTAAGRKRPKCIAVTQLTSTSEEQMKNDQLIPVSLTESVLHYASLTKESGLDGVVCSAWEASYIRDRIGSPFLTVTPGIRMENDHIGDQKRVTTPQFAKSAGVSSIVVGRSITRAAEPVKSYEKWLDAWKGVRQ is encoded by the coding sequence GTGGACAACTCACTCATCATCGCGCTTGATTTTGCAACAGGTAAAGAAGTAGTAGGTTTTTTAGAGCCTTTCGAGGATCGAAAGCTTTTTGTTAAAGTGGGCATGGAGTTATTTTACCAGGAAGGTCCTTCTATTGTTCATAGATTAAAAGAATCAGGTCATCTGATATTTCTTGATTTAAAGCTTCATGATATCCCAAATACGGTAAAACGTGCAATGACAGGACTTGCTAGATTAGAATGCGATCTAGTCAATGTACACGCAGCAGGGGGAAAAGAAATGATGGAGGCTGCCATCGAAGGCTTGGATGCGGGGACCGCTGCAGGAAGGAAACGGCCGAAGTGTATCGCTGTCACACAATTGACCAGTACCTCTGAAGAACAAATGAAAAATGATCAGCTTATCCCTGTTTCGCTCACTGAATCGGTTTTGCACTACGCTTCGTTAACGAAAGAATCGGGTTTAGATGGAGTAGTTTGTTCAGCATGGGAAGCTAGTTATATCAGAGACAGGATTGGCAGCCCATTTTTAACGGTTACACCAGGAATTCGTATGGAAAATGATCATATCGGTGACCAGAAACGTGTCACTACACCACAATTTGCTAAAAGTGCAGGGGTGAGCTCCATCGTGGTTGGGAGATCGATAACAAGGGCAGCAGAGCCTGTTAAAAGTTATGAAAAATGGCTAGATGCATGGAAGGGAGTTCGTCAATGA
- a CDS encoding NFACT RNA binding domain-containing protein, which produces MSFDGLFTKAMVNELSLALKGGRINKVHQPYKNEVILTIRANGLNQKLLLSAHPSYARVQLTKESYENPSEPPMFCMLLRKHIEGYILEDLYQVENDRMIIFEIKGRNEIGDISYKQLIIEIMGRHSNIVIVDKTRNLILDSIKHVSFAVNSFRAIQPGQPYVFPPAQNKQNPFQAVEGDVLTSLDFNSGKLDRQIVEHFAGTSPLFAKEVIFQSGLANRTTVPNTFMTLINRIRTGDLSPAIMSAGGKDTYYLFPLGHVIGDSKTFNSLSEMLDRYYFGKAERDRVKQQGNDIERLIINEKEKNEKKIEKLQDTLIEAEKADQFQRFGELLTANLYAVKKGMKEIEVLDYYDELEGTVIISLNPRRTPSENAQRYFSKYQKAKTAVIVVMEQIELASAEVAYFENLLQQVQTASPKDLQEIREELIEGKYIRGRQKRNAKKLNTAKPVLDHFHSSDGIDIIVGKNNRQNDYLTNKLAARDEIWLHTKDIPGSHVVIRSKEPTEETIREAAMLAAYFSKARNSSSVPVDFTKVRFVKKPNGAKPGFVIYDNQQTVYVTPDEEMVLQLKKN; this is translated from the coding sequence ATGTCATTTGATGGTTTATTTACAAAAGCAATGGTTAATGAACTGTCTCTTGCCTTAAAAGGCGGGAGAATAAACAAAGTTCACCAGCCCTATAAAAATGAAGTAATCTTAACCATCCGTGCAAACGGATTAAACCAAAAGCTCCTATTATCGGCACACCCCAGCTACGCAAGGGTACAGTTAACCAAAGAATCATATGAAAATCCAAGCGAACCGCCAATGTTTTGTATGCTACTCCGAAAACATATCGAAGGATACATACTCGAGGATTTATACCAAGTTGAAAATGATCGGATGATTATTTTTGAAATTAAAGGACGTAATGAAATTGGCGATATTAGCTATAAACAGTTAATTATTGAGATCATGGGAAGGCATAGTAATATCGTAATTGTTGATAAGACACGCAATCTCATCCTTGATAGTATTAAGCATGTTTCATTTGCAGTGAACAGCTTTCGTGCAATCCAGCCGGGACAGCCTTACGTCTTTCCTCCAGCACAAAATAAACAAAATCCTTTCCAGGCAGTTGAAGGAGATGTTTTAACATCGCTTGATTTTAATAGCGGTAAGCTGGATCGTCAGATTGTTGAACACTTTGCAGGAACCTCTCCGTTATTCGCGAAGGAAGTTATTTTTCAAAGCGGTCTTGCCAATCGAACGACAGTACCAAATACATTCATGACCCTTATAAATAGAATCAGGACAGGTGATTTATCCCCCGCAATCATGTCTGCAGGCGGGAAGGATACATATTACCTTTTCCCACTTGGACATGTAATCGGCGATAGTAAAACCTTCAATTCTTTGAGCGAAATGCTCGATCGTTATTATTTTGGGAAAGCAGAGCGTGACCGTGTAAAGCAGCAAGGAAATGACATTGAGAGATTAATTATCAATGAAAAGGAAAAAAATGAAAAGAAGATTGAAAAATTGCAGGATACTCTCATAGAGGCAGAGAAGGCAGATCAATTTCAGCGCTTCGGGGAACTGCTTACTGCTAATCTATATGCTGTAAAAAAAGGGATGAAAGAAATAGAAGTCCTTGATTATTATGATGAATTAGAAGGTACCGTGATCATTTCACTGAATCCGCGCAGGACACCCTCAGAAAATGCGCAAAGGTATTTTTCTAAGTACCAGAAAGCCAAAACTGCTGTAATTGTTGTTATGGAACAAATTGAACTTGCCAGTGCCGAGGTTGCGTATTTCGAAAATCTCTTGCAGCAGGTACAAACGGCGTCACCGAAGGATCTCCAAGAGATTCGCGAAGAGTTAATTGAAGGCAAGTATATCCGAGGCCGCCAAAAACGAAATGCCAAAAAGTTAAATACCGCCAAGCCTGTGCTCGATCATTTCCATTCCTCAGACGGGATTGATATTATTGTTGGGAAAAATAATAGACAAAACGACTATTTGACGAATAAGCTTGCTGCAAGGGACGAAATTTGGCTCCATACAAAGGATATTCCTGGTTCACATGTTGTCATACGCAGTAAAGAACCAACGGAGGAGACCATTCGAGAAGCAGCGATGCTAGCGGCATATTTTAGTAAAGCAAGAAATTCAAGCTCTGTGCCCGTTGATTTTACCAAGGTTCGCTTCGTGAAGAAGCCTAATGGGGCAAAACCAGGATTTGTGATTTATGACAATCAGCAAACTGTTTATGTTACTCCTGATGAAGAAATGGTTTTACAATTAAAGAAAAATTAA
- a CDS encoding dihydroorotate dehydrogenase: MSRLDLELPGLKLKNPIMPASGCFGFGREYSQFYDLSVLGAIMIKATTVEPRFGNPTPRVAETSSGMLNAIGLQNPGLEKVYNEELPWLAQHNVPIIANVAGSLEEEYIEVAREISKAANVQALELNISCPNVKTGGIAFGTIPEVAKQLTRKVKEVSQVPVYVKLSPNVTNIVEMAKAVEAGGADGLTMINTLVGMRLDLKTGKPILANRTGGLSGPAIKPVAIRMIYEVSQAVNLPIIGMGGIQSAEDVIEFFYAGASAVAVGTANFVDPFVCPTIIEELPQLLDKLGYEHISECKGRSWNAGGQLTHHRA; the protein is encoded by the coding sequence ATGAGTCGGTTAGATTTAGAACTACCAGGCTTAAAATTAAAGAATCCAATTATGCCCGCTTCTGGCTGTTTCGGGTTTGGCCGTGAGTACAGTCAATTCTATGATTTAAGTGTCCTTGGCGCAATCATGATAAAGGCAACGACTGTCGAGCCCAGATTTGGGAATCCTACACCGCGAGTCGCCGAAACATCCTCAGGGATGCTTAATGCGATTGGATTGCAAAATCCAGGTCTGGAAAAAGTTTATAACGAAGAATTGCCATGGCTCGCACAACATAACGTTCCGATTATTGCCAATGTTGCGGGGTCATTAGAAGAAGAGTATATCGAGGTTGCAAGAGAAATTTCTAAAGCAGCGAATGTTCAAGCCCTTGAATTAAATATCTCCTGCCCGAACGTAAAGACGGGCGGGATTGCATTTGGTACAATTCCAGAGGTTGCAAAGCAATTAACCCGTAAAGTGAAGGAAGTATCGCAGGTGCCTGTGTATGTGAAGCTTTCGCCGAATGTCACCAATATTGTTGAAATGGCAAAAGCAGTTGAAGCGGGCGGTGCTGATGGTCTGACGATGATTAACACGCTTGTCGGGATGAGGCTTGATTTAAAGACGGGTAAGCCAATTTTGGCTAATCGGACGGGCGGCTTATCCGGTCCCGCAATAAAACCAGTTGCGATACGGATGATTTATGAAGTAAGTCAAGCGGTTAACCTACCGATTATTGGTATGGGTGGGATTCAATCTGCTGAAGATGTAATTGAATTCTTTTATGCAGGGGCAAGCGCCGTAGCTGTAGGAACGGCTAACTTTGTAGACCCATTTGTATGCCCAACGATAATTGAAGAGTTACCGCAGCTGCTAGATAAATTAGGTTATGAACACATCAGTGAATGTAAGGGAAGGAGCTGGAATGCGGGTGGACAACTCACTCATCATCGCGCTTGA
- a CDS encoding dihydroorotate dehydrogenase electron transfer subunit — protein MIKKELCSIVSQKEIADDIYELTVKAELVSEIAAPGQFTHIRVSANGDPLLRRPISISSFDQKSKQFTMIYRKDGIGTTLLAKLEPGITIDILGPLGNGFPVNEMKVGETALLVGGGIGVPPLYELSNQLKAKGVKVIHVLGFQTESAVFYEREFLENGETFVATVDGSYGNRGFVTEVIKDLSFDCMYACGPIPMLKALEQAYPKKRVFLSLEERMGCGIGACFACVCRSAKDPLGVSYKKVCSDGPVFRAGEVLI, from the coding sequence ATGATAAAAAAGGAATTATGCAGCATTGTCAGCCAAAAGGAAATCGCAGATGACATATACGAGCTGACAGTAAAAGCGGAATTGGTAAGCGAAATTGCAGCACCTGGACAATTTACGCATATTCGCGTTTCAGCTAATGGAGACCCGCTTTTAAGAAGACCGATTAGTATTTCATCGTTTGATCAAAAGAGCAAGCAATTCACGATGATTTATCGTAAGGATGGCATTGGAACTACCTTACTAGCTAAATTAGAACCAGGAATAACAATTGATATTCTTGGTCCATTAGGCAACGGCTTCCCTGTTAATGAAATGAAGGTTGGTGAAACAGCGCTGTTAGTGGGTGGAGGGATCGGTGTCCCCCCGTTATATGAGCTATCCAATCAGTTGAAGGCCAAAGGAGTAAAGGTAATCCATGTACTTGGCTTTCAAACAGAATCGGCCGTTTTTTATGAAAGGGAATTTTTGGAAAATGGTGAAACTTTTGTTGCAACTGTGGACGGTTCTTATGGGAATCGCGGTTTTGTTACAGAAGTCATTAAGGATTTAAGTTTTGATTGTATGTATGCATGCGGCCCTATTCCAATGTTAAAAGCATTAGAACAAGCCTATCCAAAAAAGAGAGTATTTTTATCCTTAGAAGAACGGATGGGCTGTGGTATTGGGGCATGCTTTGCTTGTGTTTGCAGGAGTGCGAAGGATCCGCTGGGAGTTTCATATAAAAAGGTGTGCAGCGATGGACCAGTTTTCCGTGCCGGGGAGGTACTGATATGA
- the pyrE gene encoding orotate phosphoribosyltransferase, whose amino-acid sequence MKHMIAEKLLEINAVELKPNEPFTWTSGLRSPIYCDNRLTLSYPAVRREIAKGLQMLILENFPEAEIIAGTATAGIPHAAWVSELLDLPMCYVRSKPKGHGKGNQIEGRVEAGKKVVVVEDLISTGGSVITAVQALREAGCDVLGVVSIFTYGLKKGELVLKEAGIKSASLTNFTALVEAANAKGDISSEEQESLLSWSNDPTEWSKQYV is encoded by the coding sequence ATGAAACATATGATTGCTGAAAAACTACTAGAAATTAATGCAGTGGAATTGAAACCGAATGAGCCATTTACATGGACATCAGGATTACGCTCACCTATTTATTGTGATAATCGTCTTACCCTATCCTATCCAGCAGTTAGAAGAGAAATTGCAAAGGGTTTACAAATGCTTATACTTGAAAATTTCCCTGAGGCGGAAATTATCGCTGGAACCGCAACAGCTGGAATTCCACATGCGGCCTGGGTCAGTGAGCTTTTGGATTTACCAATGTGTTATGTTCGTTCAAAGCCTAAAGGTCACGGAAAAGGAAATCAGATTGAGGGCAGAGTCGAAGCGGGAAAAAAAGTAGTGGTTGTCGAGGATTTAATTTCCACAGGTGGAAGTGTGATTACAGCGGTTCAAGCACTACGGGAAGCTGGCTGTGACGTGTTAGGTGTTGTATCCATCTTTACATACGGGCTGAAGAAGGGTGAATTAGTGCTTAAAGAAGCTGGGATTAAAAGTGCGTCACTAACTAATTTTACAGCTTTAGTAGAGGCGGCGAATGCTAAAGGAGACATCAGCAGTGAGGAGCAAGAAAGCCTGCTGTCATGGAGCAACGATCCAACCGAATGGAGCAAACAATACGTTTAG
- a CDS encoding calcium-translocating P-type ATPase, SERCA-type — translation MKFHEMEIKQVEKALDTDFSSGLSQEAVNNRIAKHGYNELEEGEKQSALLLFFSQFKDFMVLVLLAATLVSGLLGEYIDAIAIIAIVIINGFLGFFQERKAEKSLQALKELSAPQVSVLRDGLWIKIPSKEIVAGDIIKFSSGDRIGADVRIIEVRSLEIEESALTGESVPVSKHINGLQTPNPGIGDMENIAFMGTMVSRGSGIGVVIATGMKTAMGQIADLLQRAQTQDTPLQRRLEQLGKILITVALLLTVLVVVVGVLQGNDLYTMFLAGVSLAVAAIPEGLPAIVTVALSLGVQKMIKQNAIVRKLPAVETLGCASVICSDKTGTLTQNKMTVTHLWSGGNTWTVDGVGYQPRGDFYLNRALVQPKNEKALQQMLIFGMICNHSDLVVKDDDIILDGDPTEGALLVSAMKAGFDRTNLLNEFTIINEFPFDSVRKMMSMHVKDKMGRHFIVTKGAPDVILGKSESILWDGKTQFLSDKVQNNVQNAINELASQALRTIAIAFKPVQANTVILSEQEAEKKLTFIGVQGMIDPPRPEVKDAVKECKEAGIKTVMITGDHVITAKAIAAQLGILTKKSKVLDGNALSVMSVDELENIVDDVSVFARVSPEHKLKIVKALQNRGHIVAMTGDGVNDAPAIKTADIGVAMGITGTDVAKEASSLVLLDDNFATIKAAIKEGRNIYENIRKFVRYLLASNVGEILVMLFAMLLALPLPLVPIQILWVNLVTDGLPAMALGLDRPEEDVMKRKPRSPNEGIFARGLGWKVISRGFLIGLVTLVAFIIVYHRDTDNLQYAQTIAFATLVLAQLIHVFDCRSEKSVLSRNPFGNPYLVWAVISSLVLMLVVIYYAPLQPIFHTTAILANDWLLIIGLSSIPTFLLAGSFLLRKTK, via the coding sequence ATGAAATTCCATGAGATGGAGATAAAACAAGTTGAAAAGGCCTTAGATACCGACTTTTCGTCTGGATTATCACAGGAAGCAGTAAATAATCGGATTGCCAAGCACGGCTATAACGAATTGGAAGAAGGAGAAAAGCAATCTGCTTTGCTCTTATTTTTTAGCCAATTTAAAGACTTTATGGTTCTCGTACTACTCGCAGCAACATTAGTTTCGGGGTTGCTGGGAGAATATATTGATGCAATCGCCATCATTGCTATTGTCATAATTAATGGTTTTCTTGGATTCTTTCAAGAAAGAAAAGCAGAGAAATCGCTTCAGGCATTAAAAGAGTTATCAGCTCCTCAAGTTTCCGTCTTGAGGGATGGATTGTGGATTAAAATCCCCTCCAAAGAAATTGTTGCTGGTGATATTATTAAATTTTCTAGTGGCGATCGGATTGGCGCCGATGTCCGAATTATTGAAGTGCGAAGTTTAGAAATAGAAGAGTCTGCGCTAACGGGTGAGTCTGTCCCCGTTTCAAAGCATATAAATGGTTTGCAAACACCAAATCCCGGAATTGGTGATATGGAAAACATTGCATTCATGGGCACGATGGTTTCAAGAGGGAGTGGGATAGGAGTTGTCATTGCCACTGGAATGAAAACCGCTATGGGCCAAATTGCCGATTTACTCCAAAGGGCCCAGACACAAGATACTCCTTTACAAAGACGGTTAGAACAATTAGGAAAAATCTTAATAACAGTTGCCTTGCTATTAACCGTACTTGTTGTCGTGGTGGGGGTTTTACAAGGAAATGATCTTTATACAATGTTCTTAGCGGGTGTATCACTCGCGGTTGCTGCGATTCCAGAAGGATTACCAGCAATTGTAACAGTTGCTTTATCACTTGGTGTTCAAAAAATGATCAAGCAAAATGCAATCGTAAGGAAACTTCCTGCTGTTGAGACACTAGGCTGTGCATCAGTCATTTGTTCCGACAAAACAGGAACATTGACACAAAATAAAATGACCGTTACCCATTTATGGAGCGGTGGAAATACTTGGACTGTTGATGGTGTAGGGTACCAGCCGCGTGGCGACTTTTACCTGAATAGAGCCCTTGTTCAGCCAAAGAACGAAAAGGCATTGCAGCAGATGCTAATTTTCGGAATGATTTGTAATCACTCAGATCTGGTCGTAAAAGATGACGATATTATTCTAGATGGAGATCCGACAGAAGGCGCACTCCTTGTAAGTGCAATGAAAGCAGGTTTTGACCGCACCAACCTATTAAATGAATTCACAATCATCAATGAATTCCCATTTGATTCAGTAAGAAAAATGATGAGCATGCATGTGAAAGATAAAATGGGCAGGCATTTTATTGTGACAAAGGGTGCTCCTGATGTCATTTTGGGAAAAAGTGAATCGATTCTTTGGGATGGAAAAACCCAGTTTTTAAGTGATAAAGTGCAAAATAATGTTCAGAATGCTATTAATGAACTTGCTTCACAGGCCCTTCGGACGATTGCGATAGCTTTTAAGCCGGTGCAAGCAAATACTGTTATTTTAAGTGAACAGGAAGCAGAGAAAAAGCTTACCTTTATCGGTGTTCAGGGAATGATTGACCCGCCTAGACCTGAAGTGAAAGACGCGGTTAAAGAATGTAAGGAAGCGGGAATTAAAACGGTCATGATTACAGGTGATCATGTGATTACAGCAAAGGCAATTGCAGCTCAACTGGGGATATTAACAAAGAAAAGCAAGGTGCTTGATGGGAATGCCCTTTCTGTCATGTCAGTAGATGAACTAGAAAATATTGTGGATGATGTTTCTGTATTTGCTAGAGTCTCACCGGAACATAAATTAAAAATTGTCAAAGCGTTGCAAAATAGAGGCCATATTGTTGCCATGACAGGTGATGGAGTAAACGATGCACCAGCAATAAAGACAGCTGATATTGGAGTGGCAATGGGTATAACTGGAACAGATGTTGCAAAAGAGGCTTCATCCCTTGTACTGCTGGACGATAATTTTGCGACAATCAAGGCTGCGATTAAAGAAGGTCGTAATATATATGAAAATATTCGTAAATTTGTCCGCTATCTGCTTGCATCGAACGTTGGTGAAATATTGGTGATGCTTTTTGCTATGCTATTAGCCCTTCCTCTGCCCTTAGTCCCGATTCAAATTCTATGGGTGAATTTAGTAACGGATGGATTGCCTGCGATGGCTCTCGGACTTGACCGGCCTGAGGAAGATGTGATGAAACGCAAGCCTCGCAGTCCAAATGAAGGAATATTTGCTCGCGGTTTAGGTTGGAAAGTAATTTCTAGAGGCTTCCTCATTGGATTAGTAACACTGGTCGCCTTCATTATTGTTTATCATAGAGATACTGATAATCTGCAGTATGCGCAAACAATCGCATTTGCAACACTTGTCTTGGCGCAGCTTATTCATGTTTTCGATTGCCGCAGTGAAAAATCAGTTTTGTCACGTAATCCATTTGGGAATCCCTACCTTGTGTGGGCAGTCATTTCATCTCTTGTATTGATGCTGGTTGTTATTTACTATGCACCATTACAGCCAATCTTTCATACCACTGCTATATTAGCAAATGACTGGTTGCTGATTATTGGACTTTCGTCAATTCCAACTTTTTTACTAGCCGGATCATTTTTGTTAAGAAAAACAAAATAA
- the carB gene encoding carbamoyl-phosphate synthase large subunit, which translates to MPKRSDINSILVIGSGPIVIGQAAEFDYAGTQACMALKEEGYRVILINSNPATIMTDTEIADAVYIEPLTTEFISRIIRKERPDALLATLGGQTGLNLAVELANSGILEECEVEILGTRLSAIKQAEDRELFRNLMNELGEPVPDSVIVHQMEEAHNFVEKVGFPVIVRPAYTLGGTGGGICHNHKELEEIVTSGLKSSPVHQCLLEKSIAGFKEIEYEVMRDSNDNAIVVCNMENIDPVGIHTGDSIVVAPSQTLSDREYHLLRNVSLKIIRSLGIEGGCNVQLALDPDSYNYYIIEVNPRVSRSSALASKATGYPIAKLAAKIAVGLTLDEMLNPVTGKSYACFEPALDYIVTKIPRWPFDKFESGNRSLGTQMKATGEVMAIGRTFEESLLKAIRSLDNGSYHFQLNTASEIDDELLEKRIRKAGDERLFYIAESLKRGVSIKMIHEWSNIDLFFLKKMEGIIELETRLTDTPFTTENLKEAKQKGFTDKKIAELWKSTENDIYQWRHEMGIVPVYKMVDTCAAEFESETPYFYGTYEEENESVVTARQSVIVLGSGPIRIGQGIEFDYATVHCVKAIKEAGYEAIIINNNPETVSTDFSISDKLYFEPLTIEDVMHIVELENPLGVVVQFGGQTAINLASQLVENGVKILGTSLEDLDRAENRDKFEHSLVQLNIPQPVGKTALSVEEALIIADEIGYPVLIRPSYVLGGRAMEIVYHENELLRYMKNAVKINPEHPVLIDCYLTGKEIEVDAISDGKNVLIPGIMEHIERAGVHSGDSIAVYPPQTLSAEMKKKLAEYTERLALGLNIVGLLNIQYVISDNQIYVLEVNPRSSRTVPFLSKITNIPMAKIATKAILGVSLLDQGYRSGLIAEKNEVFVKVPVFSFAKLKSVDITLGPEMKSTGEVMGKDTTLEKALYKGLIASGMNIQKFGTVLFTVADKDKEEALQLAKRFAGNGYRLMATSGTASVLSSAGLAVKVVSKIGSEGTTLLDIIQHGKAQFIINTLTKGKQPESDGFRIRREAVENGVPCLTSLDTADAILRVIESMNFSAEALVPESKEVVFV; encoded by the coding sequence ATGCCAAAACGTTCAGATATAAATTCTATTTTAGTTATCGGTTCAGGTCCGATTGTCATCGGTCAGGCTGCCGAGTTTGACTACGCCGGTACTCAGGCATGCATGGCTCTAAAAGAAGAAGGCTATCGTGTTATTCTCATAAATTCGAACCCAGCAACAATTATGACTGATACGGAGATAGCTGATGCGGTATATATCGAGCCATTAACAACCGAATTTATTAGCAGAATCATTCGCAAGGAGCGTCCAGATGCACTCTTAGCTACTCTTGGCGGGCAAACTGGTCTGAATCTTGCTGTTGAATTAGCCAATTCTGGAATTTTAGAGGAGTGCGAGGTTGAAATTCTCGGAACGAGGCTTTCGGCGATCAAGCAAGCCGAAGACCGTGAATTATTCCGTAACTTAATGAACGAGTTAGGGGAACCAGTACCTGATAGTGTAATTGTTCATCAAATGGAAGAGGCCCATAACTTTGTTGAAAAGGTGGGATTCCCAGTGATTGTCCGTCCTGCCTATACACTTGGAGGAACAGGCGGAGGCATTTGTCACAATCATAAAGAACTGGAAGAAATCGTCACATCAGGTCTGAAGAGCAGTCCGGTTCATCAATGCTTGCTTGAAAAAAGTATCGCAGGCTTTAAGGAAATTGAATACGAAGTCATGCGTGATTCGAATGATAACGCGATTGTCGTTTGTAATATGGAAAACATTGACCCGGTTGGTATTCATACAGGGGACTCGATCGTTGTTGCTCCTAGTCAGACATTAAGTGATCGTGAATATCACCTGCTTAGAAATGTTTCGCTGAAAATTATTCGTTCCTTAGGGATTGAGGGAGGCTGTAATGTGCAGCTTGCCCTTGATCCTGATAGCTATAACTACTATATCATCGAAGTAAACCCAAGGGTAAGTCGATCCTCGGCCCTTGCTTCAAAAGCAACTGGTTATCCAATTGCCAAACTTGCAGCTAAGATTGCTGTCGGTTTAACACTAGACGAAATGCTTAATCCGGTAACCGGAAAGTCCTATGCATGCTTTGAACCAGCCCTCGATTATATTGTCACTAAAATACCGCGGTGGCCATTCGATAAATTTGAATCAGGCAACCGCTCACTTGGAACGCAAATGAAGGCAACGGGTGAAGTTATGGCAATTGGCCGGACATTTGAGGAATCATTACTTAAAGCAATACGTTCACTAGATAATGGAAGCTATCATTTCCAATTAAATACAGCATCTGAAATAGATGATGAGCTGCTCGAGAAGCGTATTAGAAAAGCTGGGGATGAGCGTCTGTTCTACATAGCAGAGAGCTTAAAGCGCGGAGTTAGTATTAAAATGATCCATGAATGGAGCAATATCGATTTGTTTTTCCTGAAAAAGATGGAAGGGATCATTGAACTTGAGACAAGACTAACGGATACTCCTTTTACAACGGAAAATTTAAAAGAAGCGAAACAAAAAGGCTTTACCGATAAGAAGATTGCTGAATTATGGAAGAGTACAGAAAACGATATCTACCAATGGCGTCATGAAATGGGCATTGTCCCGGTATATAAAATGGTAGATACGTGTGCAGCTGAGTTTGAATCTGAAACACCTTATTTCTATGGCACATATGAGGAAGAAAATGAGTCAGTTGTCACTGCCAGGCAAAGTGTCATCGTTCTTGGTTCAGGTCCAATTCGCATTGGCCAGGGCATTGAATTTGATTATGCAACTGTCCATTGTGTAAAAGCAATTAAAGAGGCAGGCTATGAAGCGATTATCATTAACAACAATCCAGAAACAGTTTCTACTGACTTCAGCATTTCCGATAAGTTATACTTTGAACCGCTAACGATCGAAGACGTCATGCATATTGTCGAGTTGGAAAATCCGCTAGGAGTTGTGGTTCAATTTGGCGGGCAAACAGCGATTAACCTAGCTTCCCAGCTTGTTGAAAATGGAGTAAAAATATTAGGAACAAGTTTAGAGGACTTAGACAGAGCAGAGAATAGGGATAAATTTGAACATTCACTTGTGCAATTAAACATTCCTCAGCCCGTTGGTAAAACAGCATTATCGGTTGAAGAAGCCCTTATTATAGCTGATGAAATTGGCTATCCTGTCTTAATTCGCCCTTCCTATGTCCTTGGAGGCAGGGCAATGGAAATAGTTTATCATGAAAATGAACTGCTTCGTTACATGAAAAATGCCGTGAAAATTAACCCTGAGCATCCAGTCTTAATCGATTGTTATTTAACCGGAAAAGAAATCGAAGTAGATGCCATCTCTGATGGTAAGAATGTCCTCATTCCTGGAATAATGGAGCATATCGAACGAGCAGGGGTCCATTCAGGTGATTCGATTGCTGTCTATCCGCCGCAAACATTATCTGCTGAAATGAAGAAGAAGCTAGCCGAATACACAGAAAGGTTAGCATTAGGTTTGAATATTGTAGGCTTGTTAAATATTCAATATGTCATTTCAGACAACCAGATCTATGTCCTTGAGGTCAACCCAAGGTCGAGCAGGACCGTACCATTTTTGAGTAAAATTACGAATATCCCGATGGCTAAAATTGCAACGAAAGCTATTTTAGGAGTTTCATTGCTGGATCAAGGATATCGTTCAGGACTAATTGCTGAAAAGAATGAGGTCTTCGTAAAAGTACCGGTATTTTCATTCGCAAAGCTGAAAAGTGTTGATATCACGCTTGGACCAGAAATGAAGTCAACCGGAGAGGTTATGGGGAAGGATACTACACTTGAAAAGGCTCTGTATAAAGGATTGATTGCTTCGGGTATGAACATCCAAAAGTTTGGAACAGTCTTATTCACGGTAGCAGATAAAGATAAAGAAGAGGCACTACAGTTGGCGAAGCGATTTGCCGGGAACGGTTACCGATTAATGGCAACAAGTGGTACAGCTTCCGTTTTATCATCTGCCGGACTTGCAGTTAAGGTTGTCAGCAAAATTGGCTCAGAAGGAACAACTTTACTAGATATCATCCAGCATGGCAAAGCCCAGTTCATTATTAATACATTGACAAAAGGCAAGCAGCCAGAAAGTGATGGATTTAGAATTCGCCGTGAGGCTGTTGAAAATGGAGTCCCATGTTTAACTTCTCTAGACACAGCTGATGCTATTCTAAGGGTAATTGAATCAATGAACTTTTCAGCAGAGGCACTTGTACCAGAGTCTAAGGAGGTCGTCTTTGTATGA